From the genome of Nicotiana sylvestris chromosome 2, ASM39365v2, whole genome shotgun sequence, one region includes:
- the LOC138885312 gene encoding uncharacterized protein: protein MKVALVVKNKLDFIDGSCKREDYRGDLVHEWDMCNAFVLSWITNSVSRELTNGLIYSSNAYNVWVDLKECFDKRNLTRVYQLHREIYTMVQGTSSVSEYFSKLRNVWDEYLSLVPFPGSDKTHADHIEQQKLMQFLMGLNETYSQSRNQILMTGNKFKKANILYCDYCHMRGHKRENFYKLDLYNGKVRGIGKEKDGLYLLQPAKRPSPVQVSIPSTSLVPSHHCLSSSESDYFSIWHQRLGHACRHLIFDPPREFSHF from the exons ATGAAAGTTGCACTGGTAGTAAAGAACAAATTAGATTTTATTGATGGTAGTTGTAAAAGGGAAGATTATAGAGGAGATTTAGTTCATGAGTGGGACAtgtgtaatgcctttgtcttgTCGTGGATCACAAATTCAGTTTCGAGAGAATTAACCAATGGATTGATATACTCATCTAATGCTTATAACGTCTGGGTGGATTTAAAAGAATGTTTTGATAAGAGGAATCTCACTAGAGTATATCAACTACATAGAGAGATTTATACAATGGTCCAGGGTACTTCGTCTGTTTCTGAGTATTTTTCAAAATTGAGGAATGTTTGGGATGAATATCTGTCTCTTGTTCCTTTTCCTGGAAGTGATAAGACCCATGCAGACCACATAGAGCAACAAAAGCTGATGCAATTTTTGATGGGGTTAAATGAGACTTACTCACAGTCTCGCAATCAAATTTTGATGACG GGGAATAAGTTCAAAAAGGCAAATATACTTTACTGTGATTACTGTCATATGAGAGGCCACAAAAGGGAGAATTTCTATAAGCTG GACCTCTATAATGGAAAGGTGAGAGGGATTGGTAAGGAGAAGGATGGTTTATACTTACTTCAACCTGCTAAGAGACCTTCACCAGTTCAAGTTTCTATACCTTCAACTTCACTTGTTCCTTCACATCACTGCTTATCCTCTAGTGAGTCTGATTACTTCTCAATATGGCATCAAAGGCTTGGTCATGcatgtagacacctgatttttgaccctccccgagaattttcacatttttag